aaagaGAATTTGtgctcaaacatttttttaaataatatttttagcGTAGTTTTACAACATAATGCAAAAATAGTTAGTTTAGGCCCATTTTCATAATTCAGTCCACAAACATTcacttattttaaattttggtcatagaaacaaaaaaaaattacactgagaaaaaaatgtcgtaaaatattttgtcatagcaAAATAAAGATCACAACTTAGACACCTTcatttttttaagcaaaaaaaaatccataatggATTTAagcatttgttaaaaattttcaaaattcatttcatagcaaggcaaaaaaatcaaaaaatttgtaagcaaaatttcattaaaaaaattccttGTTTTTAACAATTTAGTTTAGTAAGTTCAAAGTCCAGCATGCCACTTTTAGCAGACATtctaagtgtttttttttttcaccaaaaaaaaaaaaaatctagtacCAAAAAAATTAGAAGGGAATGCTTGATGTTGTTAAGTGTTATGTGTTGAATGTTAAATGTTTGCATATTTATTTGACATAAAACCAAAAAtactaattaaaatttttttctttttgtttctttttactctttttttgaaaaaaaaaatgttgatatttTCCATAGGCGGCGCTACAGTTAATGATCACAAGCAATATATGAcccaaaaacaacagcaacaacttccccagcaacaaccacaacaacagcaaggTTCAAATCTTTTAGGCATTTCCAAGGAGGAACAACAACGTCTACGTCGACGCAGCGAAGGAGATGCGCCAACGAAGCAGCAAAAGCAACACCAACAgctgcaacaacagcaacaacaataccaacaacagcagcaacaacaacagcagcttgAACAGAAATTCCAACATCAGACTACCCATGCCAATAAGGCATATGCCAGTGATTCAATCACCACCCTCACCAACACCCATACGAAGGCGGGCAACAGCGgagcaacaacagcaaatgGCCATGCCGGTGGGGGCGGCGGCAGCGGTGCGTTCTTGCCGCCCCGGCGCGTTTCGCTCGGTGACTCCTCAGAGTCGAATAATCGCACCACCACCGCCTCTGGTGAGCTGCAGGTCAAGTGTCGCAATAACAAGTGCGATCGCACTGCCACGCCCCTCGACGCCAAAAAGTATTACAAGTCATGCCACAATTGTACCTATCTATATTGTTCGCGTGAATGTCGCCGAGCCCACTGGGAGAAGCATCGTAAAGCGTGTCTCCACTCCCGTGTCTCAAATCTGTGCCGCCAAGTGTTAGCATCCTGCAAGGATGACAGCGACTCTTTGCGCCACCTCAGTCTGTTGGCGCGCAAAGGGTTCCTATCTCAGGGTCGTGGGGTGGTGCGCATCCTCTTTCGCTCTCCTGAATCGGCGGAGGGCTTCATCAAGAATGGCTTTCAGTGTATGGGAGAGGCTTCGTATGTGCGCTGGGCCGATTTGATGCCCGCCGAAATGGGCCTGGAATTGTATTCGGAATTGCTGAAACTGAGCACTGAGTATCGCCCAGATTCCAAGATGTTGGTCTATGTGGCCGTTTGTGTGGTCTCCGAGGCGCCCAGTGTGGGTCAGGCTCCGGTGCGTTGGGAACGCCAATTGGTTTCACGTTGTGCCAAACTAAAGCTGTGCAAAACCGTGCTGGCTGAGCTGGACCAACAGCCCACGGCCATTTTGCAACAACCCATAACCATGGTGGCTGTGCCTGAGCCCACCACCGAGGTACTCATACTCACCTTTAATCCCCAGCTGCGCAATGCCACGGCCCAACGTGAAATGGTGCTCTCCAATATCTTGGACATACTCTCAAGGCGTGGTGTGATATTGCGCAAACATTATCCCGAAATATTCCAACGTTTCCAATCCTATACCGAGGGGCAGACGGACAAAATCAATCCGGTCACCCTGCATCCTCGCGATTCTCAGACAggccaaaattttgtgtgcatcATAATGCCGGTACAGTCGGATACGGAAATCATCAAACTACCCTCCATGGCGGATGGTGGCAATCGGGTGACCTCCATTGATGTGGGCTCACCCACGGCCATAACGCAACTGGAGGACAATGAGCTGTTGACGCGCACCAGCAATTCGGCTGTTGCAAGTTGATTAAAATCATCCCAACGTAGTCGTGGTCATAGAAAAACTAGCTCAAACGGTAGTAGCAATAGCCGCAGCAGTAGAAATTCTTCGCCCCAATTGATTTCCGCCATATCGGGGGTGGTGGTGGTGACCTCAACGGAGTGTTTTAATTTGGAAAGTACGCGCATGTAAAAAGAGACAAAAGGGACTGGTAGCTGCAAGAGAAAACCAATTGCCAAGAAAGCTTAAATAAACTGCAAAAGCTCACTCTCTGCCCTACCCCTATCCTTCCCTACTCTCTCCATTCTTATGCTTTCCTAGCCATCTAAACCTCTAGAACTTAATCCGACAAAGCCCTTAAATATTCACACTCTCTCTCCACCTCTCTATCTTTCCGAACTACAGGCTATCACTATCTCTCTCTTTCGCtccctctctccctctctctctctctcgtacAAGTTAagccatttttattttatttctctcATAAGacataaagaaaataaatgaaatgaaagtaattgaaatgaaatgaaatcttTATAAAACAGCTTTTTTTGGACTAGATAAACTAAAATTagtcatatttttaattacaaattCTCTAAGTTG
The Stomoxys calcitrans chromosome 3, idStoCalc2.1, whole genome shotgun sequence genome window above contains:
- the LOC106083188 gene encoding uncharacterized protein LOC106083188 isoform X4, which codes for MLECKQPPENELQKSHDHNPAALSEHQLRIQASLQRLNIPDWFRQYNQKSPDGAGTGGYKPGNFTRKRTQDSGRWAGLNSKTTSLSSLGSQRSDRSPLLLSPSAHSHHGGQSASGHGPQTHHHGGVGVGHSGAGTGASGGAFSRWSTSHLNSSQTSPSVSQRGSFSRGGPINSSFISVNSGHSSVIRNSMRQPYLGWRSQEKLSQRTAHERLASSLLSQQQRTSPTTNTPGQTAANRKLQPVTPEIQSSIKEVTSAIVHYVNDQTNQQRSRSTSPNSRKCWLESSFVGIRPLDSPQTPVIEGAPFIGATAANLRPGNINNNNSFHIANHNIDAGNATVVTASAFLNSSAPLTGNDLQQLTRMNNGGLNNGTTSTSSGGGGAGVGGVIHYPVAPERSLSNASLEDVLASLLGLNPHPQQPLSGGNQPGSSSLASDAFARSSTGGATVNDHKQYMTQKQQQQLPQQQPQQQQGSNLLGISKEEQQRLRRRSEGDAPTKQQKQHQQLQQQQQQYQQQQQQQQQLEQKFQHQTTHANKAYASDSITTLTNTHTKAGNSGATTANGHAGGGGGSGAFLPPRRVSLGDSSESNNRTTTASGELQVKCRNNKCDRTATPLDAKKYYKSCHNCTYLYCSRECRRAHWEKHRKACLHSRVSNLCRQVLASCKDDSDSLRHLSLLARKGFLSQGRGVVRILFRSPESAEGFIKNGFQCMGEASYVRWADLMPAEMGLELYSELLKLSTEYRPDSKMLVYVAVCVVSEAPSVGQAPVRWERQLVSRCAKLKLCKTVLAELDQQPTAILQQPITMVAVPEPTTEVLILTFNPQLRNATAQREMVLSNILDILSRRGVILRKHYPEIFQRFQSYTEGQTDKINPVTLHPRDSQTGQNFVCIIMPVQSDTEIIKLPSMADGGNRVTSIDVGSPTAITQLEDNELLTRTSNSAVAS